The Acropora muricata isolate sample 2 chromosome 4, ASM3666990v1, whole genome shotgun sequence genome contains the following window.
GTTTTTGCATGCTGTTTTCTTAGTTCCGCACTTGCAGCTGGTCGAACATTTCATCGAAGCATTTTTACAGGGACAGCCAGGGGTTTTAGCGGTCTTTTAGCGGCTGCACGAATTCTTACAGTGACAGGTCTGTGTGGTACAAAATATTTGCTACTGTAAACGGcgagtaaaaaaaagaaaaggatttcTAGTGTACATTCACGTGGAAAAGTAGGACGGAGCTTACCACTCGATTCACGTTCGTAAGAGGGACAGCTTGAGATGTTGCTTCGACTTGTTCCTCGTTCCTTCGGCCGAGTGATGCAACAGGCGAACCGTATATATTTAAAGATGTCGATGGTCTTTCTTCAACCTCTACATCCACACTTATCTCACGATCCATTTCCTTCACTGCGATCTCTTGACCTTTCTTCACGTGTCACGCTGTTTCGAGCCCCGCGgcggacatcaaaacaaaaacagaggcGCGCAAGGTGTTATGGTTGAGAGGGATCCTTTAATTGAGCGTAACTTGTCTTGGAAATATCATGACCTGTGGATTATGTTGCTCTGAAAGTCAGTAGAGTAAGATATTTTGTCCCAACGCATACTCTGTTAACCATCTATCGATCTTTTATAGCACCCTCGCTAACTTATGGCCTAGTAGCCTGGGGTCAGGCAAGTAAATCTTCTCTGGATAAGCTActcaagctgcaaaagcgagGCCTCCGCTTTATCAATTTTTCTAACCGTAACGAGCATGCCATCCCTCTTTTTGGTGATGCCAATATCCTACCCCTAACATTTTCCTATTGAATGAATCGATTGCTGACCTGATGTATGATGTGCGACATGGAATTTCACCTAAAAGTATCCAAGCTTTATTTGAATACAGTCTCTGGTATGGATCAATATAATACTCGATCATCTGAGTCCCAGAATTTCTACATAAACATTCGCGACTGTCCATTCAtgctaattctttttcaagaatcaGAGCTAAATTGTGGAATAAATATGGAAGAGCCTTCCTCTCCACAGTCTTCCTCTAAACATCAGAGAGACTGAAAACCTTcataatttcaaaaataaactaaaaacacACCTTTTTAAAGAAGCTTTTCATAAAGAACAGTAACATCTAAGGATACTTTGATTTCTACATTTTACCGTGAATATAgacatttgttaaattttgagacatttttcaggacatttttcaataaatattactGTAAAGCACTTAGAATTTTATATAGGTgctatataaatatttatttatttatatttatctttaaaaaaaccTCCCAAAAAATGCATTTAATTAATGGAAAAAAACTATTCCAGTATATTGATGTCCCTGAAATTAGCCTAAAAATGAAATCCTTCTTTGCCCAGAACTCAACATAGATAATAGTCTAATAGTCTGCAATCTAGGCTAATTATAGTTATTTAACAATCTTATTATAGCATAAACACTTTTATTTACTCCTTGTGTGTAATCGTTGGTTAATTGAAACTGTAATTTACTAATTTATTTCCAAAATTATGATCAACTGCAACTTTTATCTCCAAGCCTACCGGCctagattagcctttgctaCCTGCAAGTGGGCTTAATTGTGTATGTAAATTGTCAAATTGTCAATTTTGttgtttgtaaaatttgtaataattttatattgaatttgtaatttgtaatgTATCGGTGGTAATGGCAGATGtgtttattacattattgtcgCAGAGTAAACAATGTAATAAACATGCTGATAACTCTGTCCCGGCCATTTTTGACTAGAGTGAGCACATTAAACTAACACACGTTAGCAAtgcaattgcattgtttttgtgtctatTTGACATTTGCACTCTTTGTACttttaaattacaaaagttacctATAGTTATAtcagttcctttttcatttcagCTGTTGAAGGTTACATCCATTTACCGAGTCCgattaaaaaagcagcaaattctGGAAACACCAACTATTTTGAATGCAAGCTTCAAACAAGTAATGACGAATATGTGtgccttgtttgttactctcctaagaaaagggaaagtctgcaacGAGCATTTGCCAGTCCGCcccctgtgaaaattgttggcacaaaggaaaatagccaaaaacgCTTCAATGCGTGTAGTATATGCGTCAAGTGTTATGCACGCGCAAGGATCTGAGTGTGTCAGCAGACCTTGTGTGCGAGGTTTgggttgattaaaaaaagagagtCTTGTGTTCAGTGAACGCCTTCGGTCTTTGAACTAATATATTACAATgcggatactgaggatcattgCATATCTAAGCATGCAAGAATTAGTCCTggtgatcatctgtccttccaattcaatccatcaatgggaaattGTCTGCACACTGTCAAGCAAGTCTTACTGGGAACCATGtatgagattgtagatctcaaagtgaagataattactaaatctcaaagcaaacaatctgtaatgaaaaatgaagtgtctatgcaaaagatagatagatactattgtagctgattacactggtacaatcaaactaatttcaTGGGAACGACTGATAGTAGACTCTCTTCTTTCAGGACTGTCTTATCAGTTCAACAATCTTGCTATTTGTATCTTTGAGGATGAAAAATTTGTCGactctaatgagttgactgctgttcaaccaatagatgacattataATCAACATGGCAACTccagaaataaaagacaaattACTGTAGGACAATGTATTGCCACTTACATTAgtaggtcaacatcatgcattgcatgcaataaaattcaaccagttaataatgaggaagagtttgtcacttgcaaaaactgcaaaatgactactTTAGCgagtatttttcaaaaaaaggttGTTTCGCAGATGATGATTAAAACTGATCagaccaaacttgaaaattttacatgtttttaatgatGCAATTCAGTTTTTTGACTCTAAAATGTCCAACACCTATTCAGAATTGAAGGAagatgaacttaaaaaaaaaactctttttgaccACTGTTTAAATGAGAAtgattgcttcaaaaaacacaaagatcatttcacaatttcttgaaatagtACCATAAGAGTATGACTAAGTTTTAAGCaccaattttgaatttgtgacaaCCATCTGTTTCTCAAAGGCTTTTAATGAAATAATGTTCAACGAACAATGAGTCTAAAGTCTCAGACATTGGTTTATGGTTTACACTACAGTTActgttcaaaattgttatttgtactcacaaataactatttttattattagataatctattttgctgtgaataaaaaaaattgtagactaaaatatgtcattttattaatggtagtattttggtgttcctctgaatAATTTTCTCATCCCTTACTTTCTTTATTGAacagcatggagtcctattATATACACGAATTGtctattaaaattatttattactgtCTAATAAGTACACTTCGTTTTGTGAAAATcactctattgcacactccaAGTAAtcttctatttcttcaataccttttcactgcaaaacaccTTGTTATTGTATTTgtcccccaaaacatgtacactcttaaacctctttatcaattttgtgacaacTGTAAAATCCTTCCATTGGCCatgtatttcaaagaaactaagaTTAAATTCTTCAAGTGTTTATAATTTAAGGTTTCAGGGTACATTATCTTAAAATGAGAGGTATTTGtgtggattttgagccatgttccaagcgCTATAGCTTTGTATCTTTTCATTCTCAAATCATTAAAgtgggacaaaattaatgacgcatCTTACTCAAATGTCTCATGTGGTAATCTtagattattgattgcttacaatttGAAACTCGCCCTTGTACCCTGTGCAACTTCAGAATGGCCAAAAGTACTTCGTTCCTTTTTATAACAGCATACTATGTACATTACGCTTTCCCCACATGCAATCTTCGCTtgcctattttttcatttagctaaaacatCAAGTTTCTCCAAAAGAACTGTATTTGTTCTGTGTAACTTGTATTAGACCACTCATTCATGCCATTGCATGATCGATCGCACTATgaccgacaaatcgagagcggattaatcaaacttgcaaactagaatttaaattaatgCTTACTTATAACATACGGGGAAAtgaataagaggaaatgttacctggttgtcgtcacttcaGCGAAAACAACAGCTCGAGCGGACTGTTCGACTTGCTGTATCCCGAACTCCACATTTTTtcacatcgccatgacatgacactgattttacgtgctctctcgttcatcacaccatctttaacaaaattttaggcaaaagaagtactTTTGAGTATTTTTGGTCTCTcgaaccattgctgaggtatagcataTTTCCGTTGGCTGATTAAATCTCTGTATTGAAAACGCCGACGGCCAATTCTTCTCAAAACTTTCCAAGGTTATTGACCCGCAGTGCTAAGCGCGGGCTCAGGCGCGCGAATGTTCAAAAGAATTGCTAAAGGTAAACTCGCGGTCTGGCCCCGGTTGCTCGAAAGATGGTTAACTCTTAAACCCCATAACCAATGGTTAAAAGTTAACTGAGAGTTAGTTTCGGTTGCTCGAACGCCGGTTAGTATTAACAATAGGTTAAATTTCTTCTAAACACGGGTTAAATTTAACGTACCTCGCTACGAGTGTTAACTTgttaaccattggttaaaaTGACGTGTTGTTGCTAAATCAGTGAAACAACATGGCGGTTGATTTGCTTTTTCACGGTGTGCTACTTAGGCGTAAAAGAAATTTTAACCTCAATGAGAACTTACTCGACGGACTCTCTGAAGCAGAGGTTAAGTCACGCTACAGATTTTCGCGTAATTCTATTCAGTTCATCACCGACACGCTTGCTGCCGACCTCGAAAGACCAACCGGAAGAAACCGTGCATTGAAACCCCAGGAACAGGTTCTTGTTGCTCTTCGTTTTTTCGCAAGTGGTAGTTTTTTGGAGGTGGTGGGTGACACAGTCGGTGGCATTCCCAAATGCACCGTTTCGAGAATCGTCAGTAGGGTGTCAACAGCTCTTGTTCGAAAACAGCACGAGTTCATACGATGGCCATCAACAGCTGCCGAAAGGCAAGAAATAAAGCAAGGCTTTTTTGAAAAGGGAGTCTTTCCCGGAGTTATTGGCTGCATTGATGGAACCCATGTACGTATTCAAGGCCCAAGTGCTCACGAGAGCGATTTTGTGAACAGGAAAGGGTTTCTTTCGATCAACGTTCAAGCGACATGTGATCACAAAGATAAGTATCGGGTTTTAATTGTTGACATTTATTGATTCAAAGTTAtttcttaattaaaaaaagtgtGTGTATTTCACACATGATAGCAATACATCTCAATTCTTTTATTGCTCTTATGATATTATTTAATAGAGTCACGCAAGTTTAACGGTTCACGTGATCCTCTAGTGTCTGGCCTGCCGGCTGAAttgtcaacaacaaaaatggcagaaataGGTGAACTGTAGCAGATGAGCATTTTGTCTGCGCGTGCGCGACCGAAAGAACGATCGAACACAAGTGGCGCCATTTTGTACGGTAGTGCTCCCTGAACGGTATTTCTAACTTGGAGATCGACGGTTTAGCAACGTTGTCCGAGGAAGATTGAGAGGAAGTTAAGTTTTTTCCTAAAAGTACTGTCTTTGAGAGCTCTAGAGtatttgttgttgcttttgttgaGAAGATTTTAGCGATCAAAGTTTGAACCAAAATGGTGTTTACGTGTGAAGCCGAACATTGTGACGGCGGATCCACTCTCAATCAAGTTGTGTCCGAAAGAAATTAATCAAATGAGGTAAGAGTCAAGGAGTTGAAGTTGTGTTTATGTGATTGCCGAATGTTTTGATGAAAGTGTGCCGTAGATGCATCGCTATTTTGAAAGCCTAATTTCTTACTTTAAACTCTCTTTCCTTCATATTGAGAGTCGATTGTCGTGGAATTTTACCCGCTTCCCCAAGATGAAATTTGCATAGTCAACTTTACATCCATTCTTTTTTTCAGTGGAATACAATTTATTGGATGAAAAAATGTACTGCGTTCAAGATCGACGTTTTCTTTCTCGGCTCTTTTTGAGTGTTCGCATTTTATGATTTTGGATGTATTTTCCAAGACGTAGATCTCTGCGACCCTCGGTCCAGTGGCCTTCATGTCATCTACGAAAGGTCAGTAATTTGTGGAGAATTATGCTGTTACCAGTGCTGTGCGTCAAGCTTTACCAATGGCTTATTATTTTATACCAAACTCTTGTTAGTTTGGTTGTAATGACTTCTTTTCTCGAAGGGTAACTCGAGAGGAAAATGAGCTTTGCTTGGTTCTTCAGACCTCTCCCCCACTCCAAAAATGCTTTCTCAACAACGGTCATTTATTCTTCTTTCGCTTCAATCATCTTTCATGAACTAAAAAAATGTACGCTCTAAGTTCAGTGCACTTGAAGTGCAGGCTGTTTTTGTCAAGATCAGCCTTCGAAGCTGACGCCAGCCTCGGCTGTTATGTTCGTTTTCAAAAAATTCGAAATGACCCTCTCCAGTCAACGCAATAGGTTCAAACGTccaatattttgttttaaatcgtttatttttaagtgagaCCAGGTTGATACATATGTTAAATCCTTCTGCAGGAAAATTTCTTcgaaaaatataaaattcatTGTAGGAAGGAAAGAAGAGATCGGAATTATGGGCTAACGTCATTACGTTTGTGAAACTATTATTCTTTACATTGATTTCACAGATACGACAAGGATGTGCTGTGAGCGCTCAGTAACATTCTTTTTACATtacagaaaataattgaaatgtgAAAGTGTCTTCACTATGCCCATTCTGATGCATTTAAATTTGCCTGAATCGTTTTatataaattatgaaaattcaCTCCACATCAGATGCTCTTCTTTGCCACCATCTCTGCCACCATTATGCATAGTTTTGTTTTACCAtcccccaatttttttccttatttggcaGTCTATTCACTACTCCGGGGCACACAGAAAGAGACAATTCCCCATCCCCGGCCTTCTCATGGACCACAAATGGGGCATTTAGAGTTTAAAATAGATATAACATTGTAAAGTATAATTATAATCATAACAGTGTTGGAATGAAAGCCCAAACAGATCTTTGGTTTGATTTTGCATTGCATGAAAGTCCTTGAAAACAGGACTTGTATTTTAATAGTATGTGTCTTGACTAAGGATGTTATTAGTGTATAACATCTTGACAACGGGTGCAGGAGTCATCTTTGTCCAGTACATCATAAATAAAGCATTCTTGTCCATCCCGCTCATGATTAATCATATCTAGCTACACTAGTGAAGGTTCTCGTTTTACACTATGATACAGGACGTGACAAgagccaaaaagaaaaaatattggATGCAAAAACTAATTATTGTATTTCCATAAAAAGTATCTACAAGTTTTTCAGACTCAACAACCCTTCAAAATAGAAAAATGGAAGAATGGTTATGTGAAATGACCATATTTGAATCTGCAGGGAAATCGCCATGCTCTGGATTGTGCCTTGTAAATGTCTTAAGACACCTGTAGATGATTTGCCTACAATAAAACTGACAGGGCCAATCTCCAGGCTGAATCACAACAAACTTTCTCACGTAATCTCCCAAGCCTGCACTAAGTGCAACATCGTATGCAGCATCAAAGTCGTGCTTTGATTTTAGTTGCAAGTCTACAAAATGAGCTAGATGTAGGTCATCCATTTTCCTCATAATTATATTGTTGTCGTTTTCCCTGTACTAGTGTATATTCAAGCGCTGTCTTTGCAACTTAGGGTTAAAAAAAGCCTGTGTGAGCCAGTCAGGCATGATGGAAGCGTAAGAAAAACTTTCATCATGCATGCATGATGCCGATGTTATGATTGCTTGGCAAGATTCTGGGTCAATTCCATTTGGATCATGCAAAAAATTTGCATGGTCCATAGTTATTGCTGGAATTTCTTTGAATGCCTTAACAACGATGGTACACATCGATTTTGCCTCTGATTCTCTTTCTCCCTGTGGCCTTCGTTTGGCATGAATTGAGGTATAATCGTCAATTATGAGAACTAAAAGCCAATTGTTTTTCATAGCATCCTTTATGAAATCTCTGAATGAGTGATAGTGGGTTTCTGACATCGAACACACTACACTGTTGACTGTTCTCCTGGCACAGGAGTGTCCCATGATGTGCTCAGTTTCCAACCCTTCTTGATTCATTTGACAGCTTCTTGGGTAAAGGGCATAGTCAGTTTGAAGGGAATTGCACACCTGACTCAGACAATAGCACGTGTTATAAAGGAGGGAAACAACTTTTTCTGTTTAAATCTATACGGTCTGAAGAATGCCTTGATGTTGTCACTGCATTCAGAATGCAATCAAATAACTCTCTCGCTCCAGCAGAAATGCAGAACTCTCAGAATTTTCACTATGCCAGTTTATGGTTGTGTATTTGAATTCCTGGGATAGTACATCTACTGAAATGAAAACTTCTCCCAGCTATTCAAATTCTACACCCCCTTCGATATCCTGCATCAACCACTTTCTAAACTCAATAAAAATTTCTTAATAGAAAGTGTTCTACACTCACACAAGCAAGCCCATGATATAATGTTCATGGCTATGGATGAATACAAGTGATAAAATTACTTACTTTCTGAtagaattttcaaactttcatccatttctaaaaacgtttctctCGGTAAAACTTCCCTCTCTCTACTATCTGCTTTTTCAGTCTGCCTACTATTTGACCAAATCTGTCGCTTTTTATCCAGTTTTCCGCGCAAGTTCACATTCATGCCAAcaaacttacaaaaaaaaagcaagaacacATGTTTGTGTTAATATTGGCATTATAAGTAACTTTATTTACAATGTTGTGTGGGCTTCCGATTGATTTAAGTAATTGAATTAACTTTCACACACTTCTACGCAAGATTAACAATATACAGCAAAGGTCAACAGAGCACTGTGAGAGGAAAAAAGATTCGAGTGAACACTGACATGGTGGAATGTCTGTCCAGTCCGTTTATACGTCTGAAGAGCCCTTCTGCATCCTTCGCAAATATCTACAGTGGACTCGAAACTCGATATTTTTACTGCAAAACAATTTTCCACGTCTGAGTCGCTTGTTCTAACAATTCGAAAGCTGTCTTTCTGTGATTTATTTCCACAAATTATGCAATCCGCCTTTGACCTTTTAACACCTTGAACACTCTACACAATTATTAAAAGCAACAGCACAAAACTTCTCGCAAGGAGGACCGCCATGTTTTATCTTGCACTTGCCGCAAAATGGCGGTGCATAGCAGCGGATATAGCCATGAGAAAACATGGAATCGCGCacgcgcagacaaaatgcccatCTGCTGGTGAACTGTCACGAACTGCTATGCAATTGACCAAACGCAAAATACCGTCATAGACTTTACAGAAAAGTTTCAAAGTGAATGATTTTATACTATGGTTTCAGCAGAAACTGGGCTTTTTCTAGATGGGCCAACAACTATTGTTAAACATTCTATAAATGTACATAAAGACATAGTCTCTCCAACGAAAGCGAAAGACACAATAATGATAAAGACCATCAACTTTACTTCGTTTCGTTGTTAATATGTCATGAATTCGCAGGAAACGATGGCTTCTGGCAAATAAGAAATTCTTCTTTTAATAGCAGTATTGTATAATTTCTATAGtaatagtttgttttttttttttattttattgacgttctaaatgatttttttttattttaaaaacccCCTCTCTGGCTAACAGTTGAGAGGTACATAGGAATCTATTTTCTAATCAGCCTTCTTTCCAATGCAGAACTGTTGAGTTTATCGAAAGAGACATTTACGACCATTTGCATTAAGCAATGCCCTTTGTGGACATTGCAACCTAGTACCAAcctttgtatttatttttaattcagtgTGCAAAACCTTGGATCTCTCAccaaatatttcaattttaatttgcatTGTGTTATATTTAACTGTAGGCCTCTTCACCAATGTGGTTCCCAAGTGGCCTGGCTCTACACATGAcagttttgttttcacaaattcATTGATACATGAAAGGCCTGAAAGCAACCATGCATTTGAAGATGGGTATATATTGGGTGACAGTGGTTATCCATGCAAGCCATTTCTAATGACACCGTATCCAAATACTGCAAATGCAAAAGAGGAGGCATTTAACAAGGCCCACTGCAAGACTAGAGTGGTCATTGAACAAACCTTTGGTCAATGGAAACAGCGCTTCCACTTACTTCATTCTGAGTGCCGTATGAAACCTGAAAAGGTGTGCACTCTTATTGGTGCTTGTGCAGTCTTGCACAACATTTCTATCAGACTCaatgatgatattgatgatgatCCTTCTCATGATGACCAGCCTGAGCTTGTTCCATATCATGGGCCTGATCAAGGCAGGTTACTACGAGATCACATTTGTAACACATTTTTCTAAATCCTCTTATAGTTTCAcataaaaaaccaaaaaaaaagtatttagtAATAGAGCACAGTATCAACTacattatttttaaattatttactgTGCGAAATTTAATACAGTGCACAGTCCATTCATCCATTTCATAAAACAGACAACTTCACTGTATAAAGGAATCAAAAGCTTGTAAAAAATGCTGTAATATATCAGGGAATACACATTGCCTTCTTCATGTTTGATTTATTAAGACAGCAATACaaagttgaataaaaagtatGTTAAAAGGCATTAATTTTATCAATTGCAAATTGCAATTAATGCTTACAAGCCAGTACTTGAAAATTTTGTTATCCACACAAGCAAAAGAATAAATACACAAATATTTCCATATCAAATTTGCTTGTGTGGATTAGACTTAAGGGGGCAATACACCTCAAAGCTATATTTTTGTCAGGTTTTTACCTTTTGTCCTTGAGATTTCATGCAATCCAAAAAAGCCATTAGGTTTGTAGCACATAACTGCATAACTACCCATAATTTTGGGG
Protein-coding sequences here:
- the LOC136913246 gene encoding putative nuclease HARBI1, which gives rise to MSSTKGLFTNVVPKWPGSTHDSFVFTNSLIHERPESNHAFEDGYILGDSGYPCKPFLMTPYPNTANAKEEAFNKAHCKTRVVIEQTFGQWKQRFHLLHSECRMKPEKVCTLIGACAVLHNISIRLNDDIDDDPSHDDQPELVPYHGPDQGRLLRDHICNTFF